One stretch of Enterobacter sp. RHBSTW-00994 DNA includes these proteins:
- the polA gene encoding DNA polymerase I, whose translation MVQIPENPLILVDGSSYLYRAYHAFPPLTNSAGEPTGAMYGVLNMLRSLILQYQPSHAAVVFDAKGKTFRDELFEDYKSHRPPMPDELRAQIEPLHTMVKAMGLPLLAVSGVEADDVIGTLAREAEKMGRPVLISTGDKDMAQLVTPGITLINTMTNTILGPEEVVTKYGVPPELIIDFLALMGDSSDNIPGVPGVGEKTAQALLQGLGGIDTLYKESDKIAGLTFRGAKTMAAKLEQNKELAYLSYKLATIKTDVELELGCEQLEVQQPATDELLTLFKKYEFKRWTTDLEAGKWMQAKGVKSAVKPKETIVAEAEEAEEQTSTLSSERYETLLDETQLITWIEKLKNAPVIAFDTETDSLDNISANMVGLSFATEPGIAAYVPVAHDYLDAPDQIPRARALELLKPLLEDEKVLKVGQNLKFDRGILQNYGIELRGIAFDTMLESYILDSVAGRHDMDSLSDRWLKHKTITFEEIAGKGKNQLTFNQIALEEAGRYAAEDADVTLQLHLKMWPKLQKQEGPLNVFKHIEMPLVPVLSRIERNGVKIDPAVLHHHSGELAVRLSELEQKAHDIAGEPFNLSSPKQLQTILFEKQGIKPLKKTPGGAPSTSEEVLEELALDYPLPKVILEYRGLAKLKSTYTDKLPLMINPKTGRVHTSYHQAVAATGRLSSTDPNLQNIPVRNEEGRRIRQAFIAPDDYVIVSADYSQIELRIMAHLSRDKGLLTAFAEGKDIHRATAAEVFGLSLDSVTNEQRRSAKAINFGLIYGMSAFGLSRQLNIPRKESQKYMDLYFERYPGVLDYMERTRAQAKEKGYVETLEGRRLYLPDIKSSNAARRAGAERAAINAPMQGTAADIIKRAMIAVDAWLEKEKPRVRLIMQVHDELVFEVHKDDLDSVSQKIHELMESSMKLDVPLLVEVGSGENWDLAH comes from the coding sequence ATGGTTCAGATCCCAGAAAACCCTCTTATTCTCGTCGACGGCTCTTCTTACCTGTATCGGGCGTATCATGCGTTTCCTCCTCTGACCAATAGTGCAGGAGAACCCACCGGCGCGATGTATGGCGTGCTTAACATGCTACGCAGCCTGATTCTGCAATATCAACCATCCCATGCTGCCGTTGTGTTTGATGCCAAAGGTAAAACTTTCCGCGATGAGTTGTTTGAAGACTACAAATCCCATCGTCCTCCTATGCCGGATGAGTTGCGCGCGCAAATTGAACCGTTGCATACCATGGTTAAAGCAATGGGGCTACCACTGCTGGCAGTCTCCGGTGTCGAAGCTGACGACGTGATCGGGACACTGGCGAGGGAAGCCGAAAAAATGGGGCGTCCGGTGCTGATCAGTACGGGAGATAAAGATATGGCGCAGTTGGTTACGCCTGGTATCACCTTGATTAACACCATGACTAATACCATCCTTGGGCCAGAAGAAGTGGTCACGAAATACGGTGTGCCACCGGAGCTGATCATTGATTTTCTTGCCTTAATGGGCGACTCCTCAGATAACATCCCAGGCGTGCCGGGTGTTGGTGAGAAAACGGCGCAAGCATTACTGCAAGGGCTGGGGGGGATTGATACCCTTTACAAGGAATCGGATAAAATTGCCGGTCTGACGTTCCGTGGTGCGAAAACCATGGCGGCTAAACTGGAGCAAAATAAAGAGCTGGCTTACCTCTCTTATAAACTCGCAACCATCAAAACTGACGTTGAGTTAGAACTGGGATGTGAACAGCTTGAAGTACAGCAACCTGCAACAGATGAGTTGCTAACCCTGTTTAAAAAGTACGAATTTAAGCGCTGGACGACAGACCTGGAAGCTGGCAAATGGATGCAGGCTAAAGGTGTAAAATCTGCTGTAAAACCAAAAGAAACGATTGTGGCTGAGGCAGAAGAAGCAGAAGAGCAGACCAGTACACTTTCTTCTGAACGCTATGAAACCCTGCTCGATGAAACCCAGTTGATAACCTGGATCGAAAAGCTTAAGAACGCACCTGTCATCGCGTTTGATACAGAAACTGATAGCTTGGACAATATCTCTGCCAATATGGTCGGCCTCTCGTTTGCAACTGAGCCTGGTATTGCTGCGTATGTACCTGTGGCACATGACTACCTGGATGCGCCAGATCAGATCCCGCGTGCGCGTGCGCTTGAATTGCTCAAGCCGCTTCTTGAAGACGAGAAGGTGCTTAAAGTCGGGCAAAATCTGAAGTTCGATCGTGGCATTTTGCAAAATTACGGCATCGAACTGCGTGGCATTGCCTTCGATACAATGCTGGAGTCCTACATTCTGGATAGCGTTGCTGGCCGTCATGATATGGATTCCCTTTCGGACCGTTGGCTCAAGCACAAAACCATTACGTTTGAAGAAATTGCCGGGAAGGGCAAAAATCAACTGACGTTTAACCAGATTGCGCTGGAAGAAGCGGGCCGTTATGCGGCAGAAGATGCGGATGTCACGTTGCAATTGCATCTTAAAATGTGGCCGAAACTGCAGAAACAGGAAGGCCCACTCAATGTCTTTAAGCACATTGAAATGCCACTGGTTCCGGTATTATCCCGTATTGAACGCAATGGCGTAAAAATTGATCCTGCTGTTTTGCATCATCACTCTGGTGAGCTTGCTGTCCGCCTGTCTGAGCTTGAGCAAAAAGCGCATGACATTGCAGGTGAGCCATTTAATCTTTCATCGCCTAAGCAATTACAAACTATTCTGTTTGAAAAACAGGGTATTAAGCCGCTGAAAAAAACACCGGGTGGTGCGCCATCGACGTCAGAAGAGGTACTCGAAGAGCTGGCGCTAGATTACCCGTTACCTAAAGTCATTCTGGAGTATCGCGGTCTGGCTAAGCTAAAATCGACCTATACCGATAAACTTCCGTTGATGATAAACCCGAAAACGGGTCGTGTTCATACGTCTTACCATCAGGCGGTTGCGGCGACTGGTCGGCTTTCATCGACCGATCCAAACCTGCAAAACATTCCCGTACGTAATGAAGAAGGGCGTCGTATTCGCCAGGCGTTCATCGCGCCAGACGATTATGTGATTGTCTCTGCCGACTACTCACAAATTGAGTTGCGTATTATGGCGCATTTATCGCGTGATAAAGGCCTGCTGACAGCCTTTGCGGAAGGGAAGGATATCCACCGGGCGACGGCTGCAGAAGTCTTTGGACTATCGCTGGATAGTGTGACGAATGAACAACGTCGTAGTGCGAAAGCGATCAACTTTGGTTTGATCTACGGTATGAGCGCGTTTGGCCTTTCACGCCAATTAAACATTCCACGTAAAGAGTCACAGAAGTATATGGATCTCTACTTCGAGCGCTATCCGGGGGTTCTGGATTATATGGAGCGGACGCGCGCGCAGGCGAAGGAAAAAGGTTACGTCGAAACGCTGGAAGGCCGTCGTCTTTATCTGCCGGACATCAAATCCAGCAATGCGGCGCGTCGTGCTGGGGCGGAGCGTGCAGCTATCAACGCACCAATGCAAGGAACCGCTGCTGACATCATTAAACGGGCAATGATTGCTGTTGATGCTTGGTTGGAAAAAGAGAAACCGCGAGTGCGCCTGATTATGCAGGTACACGATGAACTGGTGTTCGAAGTGCACAAAGATGATCTTGATTCAGTCTCGCAGAAGATCCACGAACTGATGGAAAGCAGCATGAAACTTGACGTACCACTTCTGGTGGAAGTGGGCAGTGGAGAAAATTGGGATCTCGCTCACTAA
- a CDS encoding acyltransferase, translating into MSRLLAAITILLSIILTILVTIACSVPIIIAGIIKLLLPVPSAWRAVSAFCNFMMYCWCEGLAVLLYLNPHLKWDVEGLEKLNKKNWYLLICNHHSWADIVVLCVLFRKHIPMNKYFLKQQLAWVPFIGLACWALDMPFMKRYSRGYLLRHPERRGKDVETTRRSCEKFRFHPTTIVNFVEGSRFTEVKRLQTRSPYQHLLPPKAAGIAMTLNVLGEQFDKLLNVTLCYPENDKTPFYDMLSGKLTRIVVRVDLIPVNAELHGDYVGDKNFKRRFQLWLNTLWKEKDEQIEEIKSSYKNAGQ; encoded by the coding sequence ATGTCGAGATTACTCGCTGCGATAACAATACTGTTAAGCATCATTTTAACTATTCTGGTTACCATCGCCTGTTCTGTGCCGATCATTATCGCCGGAATAATTAAATTACTGCTGCCTGTCCCCTCTGCCTGGCGTGCGGTTTCGGCATTCTGTAATTTTATGATGTACTGTTGGTGCGAAGGACTTGCCGTACTGCTCTATCTGAATCCCCACCTGAAATGGGACGTGGAAGGGCTGGAAAAGCTGAACAAAAAAAACTGGTATTTACTGATCTGCAATCATCACAGTTGGGCAGATATCGTGGTTTTATGCGTGCTTTTCCGCAAACATATCCCAATGAACAAGTATTTCCTGAAGCAGCAGTTGGCCTGGGTCCCTTTTATTGGCCTGGCATGCTGGGCGTTGGATATGCCGTTTATGAAGCGCTATTCACGCGGTTATTTACTTCGTCATCCGGAACGTCGTGGAAAAGATGTCGAAACAACACGTCGCTCATGCGAAAAGTTTCGGTTTCACCCCACAACCATAGTCAACTTTGTTGAAGGATCTCGCTTCACCGAAGTAAAACGTCTTCAGACTCGCTCGCCTTACCAACATTTATTGCCGCCAAAAGCCGCAGGCATTGCAATGACACTTAATGTTCTTGGCGAGCAGTTCGACAAATTACTCAATGTCACTCTGTGCTACCCGGAAAATGATAAAACTCCGTTCTACGATATGCTCAGCGGAAAGCTAACGCGCATTGTTGTCCGTGTTGACCTCATCCCGGTGAACGCTGAACTGCATGGTGATTACGTGGGCGATAAAAACTTCAAACGTCGTTTCCAGCTCTGGCTCAATACACTCTGGAAAGAGAAAGATGAACAGATAGAAGAGATAAAATCTTCATACAAAAACGCCGGTCAATGA
- the dsbA gene encoding thiol:disulfide interchange protein DsbA, protein MKKIWLALAGMILAFSASAAQFTDGKQYITLDKPVAGEPQVLEFFSFYCPHCYQFEQVLHVSDNVKKKLPEGTKMTKYHVEFLGPLGKDLTQAWAVAIALGVEDKITSPMFEAVQKTQTVQTTADIRKVFVDAGVKGEDYDAAWNSFVVKSLVAQQEKAAADLQLQGVPAMYVNGKYQLNMQGMDTSSMDIFVQQYADTVKYLVEKK, encoded by the coding sequence ATGAAAAAAATATGGCTCGCGCTGGCAGGTATGATTCTGGCATTTAGCGCTTCTGCTGCGCAGTTTACCGACGGTAAACAGTACATCACCCTTGATAAGCCTGTTGCCGGTGAGCCTCAGGTACTGGAGTTTTTCTCCTTCTATTGCCCACACTGCTATCAGTTCGAGCAAGTTCTTCATGTCTCTGATAACGTGAAAAAAAAGCTGCCTGAAGGCACTAAAATGACCAAGTACCACGTTGAGTTTCTGGGCCCTCTGGGCAAAGACCTGACTCAGGCGTGGGCGGTTGCGATTGCGCTGGGCGTGGAAGACAAAATCACCTCCCCAATGTTCGAGGCCGTTCAGAAAACTCAGACTGTTCAAACCACCGCGGATATCCGTAAGGTATTTGTTGATGCTGGCGTGAAAGGTGAAGATTATGATGCGGCATGGAATAGCTTTGTTGTGAAATCACTGGTCGCTCAACAGGAAAAAGCGGCTGCAGACCTTCAGCTTCAGGGTGTGCCGGCAATGTATGTTAACGGTAAATATCAGCTGAATATGCAGGGCATGGATACCAGCAGCATGGACATCTTCGTGCAGCAATATGCAGATACAGTGAAATATCTGGTCGAGAAGAAGTAA
- a CDS encoding serine/threonine protein kinase, with amino-acid sequence MNDQAFTFQTLHPDTIMDALFEQGIRVDSGLTPLNSYENRVYQFQDEDRQRFVVKFYRPQRWSAEQIQEEHQFAHDLLTDDVPVAAPLKFDGQTLLTHQGFYYAVFPSLGGRQFEADNIDQMEWVARYLGRIHQTGRKKPFIARPTMGIQEYLLEPRQVFEMSALIPGALKDNFLAATDKLIETVKACWRDDTPALRLHGDCHAGNILWRDGPLFVDLDDARMGPAIQDLWMLLNGDKAEQRMQLETIIEAYEEFSPFNSDEIALIEPLRAMRFVYYLAWLIRRWDDPAFPRNFPWLTGEDYWRNQTSIFIEQVKVLQEPPLQLTPMY; translated from the coding sequence ATGAACGACCAGGCTTTTACTTTCCAGACATTACACCCGGATACCATTATGGATGCCCTTTTCGAACAGGGGATTCGAGTGGACTCCGGGTTAACTCCCTTAAATAGCTATGAAAACCGCGTCTATCAATTTCAGGATGAGGATCGTCAGCGCTTTGTCGTTAAGTTCTATCGCCCCCAGCGCTGGTCTGCGGAGCAAATCCAGGAAGAACATCAGTTTGCACATGATCTATTGACCGATGATGTTCCCGTTGCTGCGCCATTAAAATTCGATGGCCAAACATTGCTGACGCATCAGGGATTCTATTACGCAGTATTTCCGAGCCTCGGCGGTCGCCAGTTTGAAGCCGATAATATTGACCAAATGGAATGGGTTGCTCGTTATCTTGGCCGAATTCATCAGACGGGACGCAAAAAACCGTTTATTGCTCGTCCAACGATGGGCATTCAGGAATATCTTCTCGAACCACGTCAGGTATTCGAAATGTCTGCGCTTATTCCCGGTGCGCTGAAGGATAATTTCCTTGCTGCGACAGATAAACTTATCGAAACAGTAAAAGCCTGCTGGCGAGATGATACGCCAGCTCTTCGTCTGCACGGTGATTGCCATGCCGGTAATATTCTCTGGCGTGATGGCCCACTGTTTGTTGACCTTGATGATGCCCGCATGGGGCCTGCGATCCAGGATCTGTGGATGTTACTCAATGGCGATAAAGCTGAGCAGCGTATGCAGCTTGAAACTATCATTGAGGCTTATGAAGAGTTTAGCCCCTTTAATTCAGACGAAATTGCCTTGATAGAGCCTTTACGGGCAATGCGTTTTGTTTATTATCTCGCATGGTTAATCAGGCGTTGGGACGACCCCGCTTTTCCCAGAAACTTCCCGTGGCTAACCGGGGAAGATTACTGGCGTAACCAGACATCCATATTTATTGAGCAGGTTAAGGTTCTGCAGGAACCGCCTCTGCAATTAACGCCAATGTATTAA
- a CDS encoding YihD family protein yields the protein MKCKRLNEVIELLQPAWQKEPELNLMQFLQKLAKESGYDGELTDLSDDILIYHLKMRDSTKDAVIPGIQKDYEEDFKTALLRARGVIKE from the coding sequence ATGAAATGTAAACGTCTGAATGAAGTTATTGAACTCCTCCAGCCAGCCTGGCAAAAAGAGCCAGAGCTGAACCTGATGCAATTTTTACAGAAACTGGCGAAAGAGTCAGGCTATGACGGTGAATTGACAGACCTTTCTGATGACATCCTGATCTATCACCTTAAAATGCGTGACTCGACAAAAGATGCCGTTATTCCTGGTATCCAGAAAGATTATGAGGAAGATTTTAAAACCGCATTGTTGCGTGCACGTGGCGTAATTAAAGAGTAA
- the mobA gene encoding molybdenum cofactor guanylyltransferase MobA produces the protein MNQCRKIIGVVLAGGRATRMGGKDKGLQTLNNKPLWQHVADALQGQVAEIVISANRHIEIYRQSGYPVYQDTLIDYPGPLAGMLSVMQQSDGEWFLFCPCDTPFIPSCLAERLASQNNEVPAVWVHDGERDHPVITLIHRKLIPDLQAYLVSGERRVMVFMHQVGGHSIDFSDLKDAFMNVNTIKDLQMMQEKK, from the coding sequence GTGAATCAGTGCCGGAAAATTATCGGAGTCGTGCTGGCAGGCGGAAGAGCGACGCGGATGGGTGGGAAAGATAAGGGCTTGCAGACGCTTAACAACAAACCGTTGTGGCAACATGTAGCGGACGCACTTCAGGGCCAGGTGGCCGAGATCGTCATCAGTGCTAACCGTCATATAGAGATTTACCGCCAAAGTGGCTATCCAGTTTATCAAGATACTCTCATCGATTATCCTGGGCCACTTGCCGGTATGCTCTCTGTTATGCAGCAATCTGACGGTGAGTGGTTTCTGTTTTGCCCCTGCGATACGCCCTTTATTCCATCTTGTCTCGCCGAACGACTGGCGAGCCAGAACAATGAGGTCCCGGCGGTATGGGTACATGATGGAGAGAGAGATCACCCAGTTATTACATTGATTCACAGAAAATTAATCCCAGACCTGCAGGCATATCTGGTTTCTGGGGAACGCCGCGTGATGGTGTTCATGCATCAGGTTGGCGGCCATTCAATTGACTTTAGCGATCTAAAAGATGCCTTTATGAACGTGAATACAATAAAAGATTTGCAGATGATGCAGGAGAAAAAATGA
- the mobB gene encoding molybdopterin-guanine dinucleotide biosynthesis protein MobB, which translates to MIPVLAISAWSGTGKTTLLKKLIPALCSAGVRPGLIKHTHHNMDVDKPGKDSYELRKAGAAQTIVASRQRWALMTETPDEKTLDLGFLVSRMDHSALDLVLVEGFKHESVAKILLFRRDAGHDTCELTLDEHVIAVASDTGLSLPVPVLDLNDTDGMVSLIQQWMASR; encoded by the coding sequence ATGATTCCCGTTTTAGCCATTTCTGCCTGGAGTGGTACAGGCAAAACCACCTTGTTAAAAAAATTGATACCCGCTCTTTGTTCCGCAGGAGTCCGGCCAGGGTTAATCAAACATACTCATCATAATATGGATGTCGATAAACCCGGCAAAGACAGCTACGAATTACGAAAAGCTGGAGCTGCACAAACAATCGTCGCAAGTCGTCAACGATGGGCGCTGATGACCGAGACACCCGATGAAAAAACGCTGGATCTGGGTTTTCTTGTCAGCCGAATGGATCATTCGGCGCTGGATTTGGTCCTGGTCGAAGGATTCAAGCATGAGTCGGTGGCAAAGATCCTACTTTTCAGGCGCGATGCAGGTCATGATACGTGTGAACTAACACTGGATGAGCATGTTATTGCTGTCGCCAGCGACACTGGGCTATCACTTCCAGTACCGGTTTTGGATCTGAATGATACTGACGGGATGGTTAGCCTTATTCAGCAGTGGATGGCAAGCCGTTAG